Genomic DNA from Nitrosospira lacus:
ATGCATCGGAAACGCCGGAGTACCAAATCCTTCAGTCACTGCATGCGGAAGAGGAGGCCGGAAATTTTTCCGCCAAAGTGATGGATATCAGTGCATTTCTGGCAAAGGCGGAGGGATGGGACAACATAAAGCCCGAGCCGTTGCCGCACAAAATCGTAGTGCATGAACCATGCACCCTGCGCAATGTCTTGCGCGGTTCGGCGCACTCCTATACATTGCTGGCGCGCGTTCCGGGCGCTGAGGTGGCCCCGTTGGCCGGGAATGATCAGTGCTGTGGCGCGGCCGGGACATATTTTCTGGACCAGCCGGAGATGGCACGGGGACTGCTGCGTGATAAAATAACCGCGCTGGATGCAAGTGGCGCGCATTACCTTGCCACATCCAACGTTGGTTGCGCCATGCATATTGCCAGCGCATTGCGTGAGACAGGCTCGGAGATCGAGGTGCTGCATCCGGTAACACTACTGGCGCGGCAGATGGGTATGGCGTCATAATCCTGAATCCGCTGGTGGGCAGCCTAACCAGGGTGAGAGTCAAATAACAAGAAATATTGTTATTGGTCATAATGCTGATCTATTAAATGAGCGGTCAGCTAGCGGGTTTTAGGGTAAATCTACATTTACTGGGAAATTATGCCGAATCTGGATAAATTCATCATCGGTTTCGATCATGCACTGCGCACATTGCTGACGCCTGCGCAAACATTGCGACCGGTTCCGGGGACTGAATTGCCGGAAGTGGAGCTGAGCGATTCAGAGAAAAATGAATCCACCGCACTGATGCGCGTCAATCATGTCGGCGAAATTTGCGCACAAGCGCTATATCAGGGGCAAGCCCTTACCGCACGTGATGCGGAGGTGCAGCGCACCCTGGCGCAATCGGCACGTGAGGAAACCGAGCATCTTGCCTGGACGGAGCGACGTATCGCGGAACTGCATGGGCGCAAGAGCCTGCTGAATCCCCTGTGGTATGGTGGATCACTTGCCATTGGCGCGTTGGCGGGCATGCTGGGCGATAAATGGAATCTTGGGTTTCTCGCGGAAACCGAACGCCAGGTGGAAATCCATCTGGCTGGTCATTTAAAGCGGTTGCCGCATCACGACGGCAAAAGCCGCGCCATTGTCGCGCAGATGCAGGTGGACGAAGCCGGACATGCTACAGCGGCCA
This window encodes:
- the coq7 gene encoding 2-polyprenyl-3-methyl-6-methoxy-1,4-benzoquinone monooxygenase, with product MPNLDKFIIGFDHALRTLLTPAQTLRPVPGTELPEVELSDSEKNESTALMRVNHVGEICAQALYQGQALTARDAEVQRTLAQSAREETEHLAWTERRIAELHGRKSLLNPLWYGGSLAIGALAGMLGDKWNLGFLAETERQVEIHLAGHLKRLPHHDGKSRAIVAQMQVDEAGHATAAMSHGGIELPMPVKLAMKLGSKVMTKTAYWV